The following proteins are co-located in the Pyricularia oryzae 70-15 chromosome 1, whole genome shotgun sequence genome:
- a CDS encoding high-affinity nicotinic acid transporter, whose product MSDEKKAVAVDTLPGDTSGSNSIEITTQVDEAQGYDQKATKALLRKLDWNIIPFMSLIYLLCFLDRTNIGNARLDNLEKDLGLTGIQYNDCLAILFPFYIAAEIPSNMMMKRVRASRWLTFIMFFWSVSMICQGFVKNYAGMLATRVFLGLFEGGLYPGVNYYITQWYCRRECGFRMALFFSAATMAGAFGGILARGIAEMRGVGGLPAWSWIFILEGLLSVLVSFAAPFAIHDSPAQAKFLTPLEQAEVERRLKADAGHLSNEFDVRYVWQALGDWKIYIHMLICMAGFCPIYSFSLFLPTIVKGMGYTANDAQLMTVPPYVVACCFTIAASYFADKWQRRGVFIMGFQLVGIAGFALLCGTDNSKAQYVGTVLAAVGIYPQIPLGLAWNSGNIGGSLKRGTGIAMQVMGGNCGGIIASYVYLSRDGPRYITGHSILIGFISMAFFLSLFMSTWCQRENARRAAISPELGADELNDEQKEMEREKADNVPWFRYTT is encoded by the exons ATGTCGGACGAGAAGAAGGCGGTTGCGGTTGACACCCTTCCGGGCGACACCTCGGGAAGTAACTCGATCGAGATCACGACCCAAGTCGACGAGGCCCAGGGTTATGACCAAAAGGCCACCAAGGCGCTTCTGCGCAAGCTGGACTGGAACATAATCCCGTTCATGTCGCTCATTTACTT GCTCTGTTTTCTGGACCGCACAAACATTGGCAATGCCCGCCTCGACAACCTTGAAAAGGATCTCGGCCTCACAGGAATCCAGTACAATGACTGCCTCGCCATCCTGTTCCCCTTTTACATCGCGGCCGAGATACCCAGCAACATGATGATGAAGCGCGTGcgggcgtcgcgctggctgACTTTTATCATGTTCTTTTGGTCCGTGTCCATGATCTGCCAGGGCTTCGTCAAGAACTACGCCGGCATGCTGGCCACGCGGGTGTTCCTGGGCCTGTTCGAGGGCGGCCTGTACCCGGGCGTCAACTACTACATCACGCAGTGGTACTGCCGCCGCGAGTGCGGCTTCCGCATGGCGCTCTTCTTCTCCGCCGCGACCATGGCCGGCGCCTTTGGCGGCATCCTGGCCCGCGGCATCGCCGAGATGCGCGGCGTGGGCGGCCTGCCGGCCTGGTCGTGGATCTTCATCCTCGAGGGCCTGCTGAGCGTGCTCGTGTCCTTCGCCGCGCCCTTTGCCATCCACGACTCGCCGGCCCAGGCCAAGTTCCTCACGCCGCTGGAGCAGGCCGAGGTGGAGCGCCGACTAAAGGCCGACGCCGGCCACCTGTCCAACGAGTTTGACGTGCGCTACGTGTGGCAGGCGCTGGGCGACTGGAAGATCTACATCCACATGCTCATCTGCATGGCCGGCTTCTGCCCCATCTACTCGTTCTCGCTGTTCCTGCCCACCATCGTCAAGGGCATGGGCTACACGGCCAACGACGCGCAGCTCATGACGGTGCCGCCCTACGTCGTCGCCTGCTGCTTCACCATCGCCGCCAGCTACTTTGCCGACAAGTGGCAGCGCCGCGGCGTCTTCATCATGGGCTTCCAGCTCGTCGGCATCGCCGGCTTTGCCCTGCTGTGCGGCACCGACAACTCAAAGGCCCAGTATGTGGGGACCGTGCTGGCTGCTGTTG GCATTTACCCCCAGATCCCTCTCGGCCTCGCCTGGAACAGTGGCAACATTGGCGGTAGTCTGAAGCGAGGCACCGGCATCGCCATGCAGGTCATGGGCGGCAACTGCGGCGGCATCATTGCTTCATACGTGTACCTCTCCCGGGATGGACCCCGTTACATTACCGGACACTCGATTCTGATCGGTTTCATCAG CATGGCTTTCTTCCTCAGCCTATTCATGTCGACATGGTGTCAGCGGGAGAATGCCCGGCGAGCGGCCATCTCCCCCGAACTCGGAGCGGACGAGCTTAATGATGAACAGAAGGAGATGGAGCGGGAGAAGGCCGATAATGTGCCGTGGTTCAGGTACACGACTTGA
- a CDS encoding cupin domain-containing protein has product MAVRRRVKKQYKGGGSPTTYLTGHDPATGKAIVHSKRTVKWAPHDDGKIAMSVAYSTSQFPVDLNGDGDVAAHESTLDGEGHSKHGLVRANGTVLRYVDFGPGHECMMHRTQSLDYGIVLEGTVESVLDSGEVTVMKRGDVMVQRATMHAWRNPSPTEWARMIFCLQDCKPLVVGGERLKEDLGRGMTGGLPASGNDAD; this is encoded by the exons ATGGCCGTTAGAAGGAGAGTCAAGAAGCAATACAAGGGCGGGGGAA GTCCGACAACGTATCTGACGGGCCACGACCCCGCGACCGGAAAAGCAATCGTGCACTCGAAGCGCACGGTCAAGTGGGCGCCGCACGACGACGGCAAGATCGCCATGTCGGTGGCGTACTCGACGTCGCAGTTCCCGGTGGACCTcaacggcgacggcgacgtgGCGGCGCACGAGTCGACGCTGGACGGCGAGGGCCACTCGAAGCACGGGCTGGTGCGGGCCAACGGCACGGTGCTGCGCTACGTCGACTTTGGCCCGGGGCACGAGTGCATGATGCACCGGACGCAGAGCCTCGACTACGGCATCGTGCTCGAGGGCACCGTCGAGAGCGTGCTCGACTCGGGCGAGGTCACCGTCATGAAGCGGGGCGACGTCATGGTCCAGCGCGCCACCATGCACGCCTGGAGGAACCCCAGCCCGACCGAGTGGGCGAGGATGATTTTTTGCCTGCAGGACTGCAAGCCCTTGGTCGTCGGCGGGGAGAGGCTCAAGGAGGACCTCGGGAGGGGCATGACGGGTGGGCTTCCGGCCAGTGGGAACGACGCGGACTAG
- a CDS encoding sterigmatocystin 8-O-methyltransferase, which yields MGSLGDTPVEVPTKQAPTTLNGIAAEITRLSAELTKFLEDNKLDVPTFEADSPTRYDGLTAESFMTRQHLIDRINDMWLLAQGPSESIFNYVHNAMPDAACLNVLNYFNFWAAVPLDGSASYQEIAQRVRLPLDVTRRVVQHGLTIRLFASDASTGPGRVRHTARSAALARAPGLRALVSTVLDEAGAPMMVMHESLDRHSRGSETLSPEMEHTAFAHLHAGKGGDGQGRRYVNSWDMLENDGEGEDKGWRQKNFVEFMRYLKEIFRFDDVLSHAYDWEKLGDATVVDVGGSAGHDAVVLARKFPSLRIHVQDLPKVAPVFASSVPADLSSRVTFTPHDFFNPQPVAGADVYILKMILHDWPDHECARILRALIPALKPGAKVILVEYVGGANEDEAAAALPDPAVPRSLTQMGTATDLRLMALFNAKERPLGAWRGVFAAADQRFKVKDCEPKPGEFFAVIEAEWTG from the exons ATGGGATCCCTTGGTGATACACCCGTTGAAGTGCCCACAAAACAAGCACCCACAACGCTCAATGGCATCGCAGCCGAAATCACTAGGCTATCGGCTGAGCTGACCAAGTTCCTTGAGGACAACAAGCTTGACGTCCCGACATTTGAAGCCGATAGCCCAACGAGATACGATGGACTCACTGCCGAGTCCTTCATGACACGGCAGCACCTGATTGACAGGATCAACGACATGTGGCTGCTGGCCCAGGGTCCCAGCGAGAGTATATTCAACTACGTCCACAAT GCCATGCCCGACGCCGCGTGCCTCAACGTCCTCAACTACTTCAACTTCTGGGCCGCCGTGCCGCTAGACGGCAGCGCCTCGTACCAAGAAATCGCCCAGAGGGTCCGGCTGCCCCTGGACGTGACCCGCCGCGTCGTCCAGCACGGGCTCACCATCCGCCTCTTCGCCAGCGACGCGTCGACGGGCCCGGGCCGCGTGCGCCACACGGCACGGTCCGCGGCGCTCGCGCGCGCGCCGGGTCTGCGGGCGCTCGTCTCGACGGTGCTGGACGAGGCCGGCGCGCCCATGATGGTGATGCACGAGTCGCTAGACCGCCACAGCAGGGGCAGCGAGACGCTCAGCCCCGAGATGGAGCACACGGCCTTTGCGCACCTGCACGCCGGCAAGGGCGGGGACGGCCAGGGGAGGCGCTATGTCAACTCGTGGGACATGCTGGAGAACGACGGCGAGGGGGAGGACAAGGGCTGGCGGCAGAAGAACTTTGTCGAGTTTATGAGGTACCTCAAGGAGATCTTTCGGTTTGACGATGTGCTCTCGCACGCGTACGACTGGGAGAAGCTTGGGGATGCTACTGTTGTGGAT GTCGGCGGTTCAGCAGGCCACGACGCCGTGGTCCTAGCCCGCAAGTTCCCTTCGCTGCGCATCCACGTGCAAGACCTACCCAAGGTGGCACCCGTCTTTGCATCCTCCGTACCGGCCGACCTCTCCTCGCGCGTCACCTTTACGCCGCACGACTTTTTCAACCCGCAGCCCGTGGCGGGGGCCGACGTGTACATACTCAAGATGATACTGCACGACTGGCCGGACCACGAGTGCGCGCGGATCCTGCGGGCGCTGATCCCGGCCCTCAAGCCCGGCGCCAAGGTGATCCTGGTCGAGTACGTGGGCGGCGCCAacgaggacgaggcggcCGCGGCCCTGCCGGACCCGGCGGTGCCGAGGAGCCTGACGCAGATGGGCACGGCGACGGACCTGAGGCTCATGGCGCTCTTCAACGCAAAGGAGAGGCCGCTCGGGGCGTGGCGGGGCGTCTTTGCGGCGGCGGATCAGAGGTTCAAGGTCAAGGACTGCGAGCCCAAGCCTGGCGAGTTCTTTGCCGTGATTGAGGCCGAGTGGACTGGCTGA
- a CDS encoding oxidoreductase: MAESESPFRSSNTSIASSVESTGSQPSTSSTTTGDQSGLQGSSSTGILDASSLRRNRSYIDVGSRSLRPDKVGRSLPDSASGSTTRSHLGVDDGGGKLPDETEVYFLYMDLANLDSVRDAASRFLACVDRLDILILNAAEVSVPSGVTAQGYERHFGTNHLGHALLIKLLMRLLVRTATCDSVGSDVRVICVSSFAHRFTPPEGIDFDSLKPDPSSFHDSASATGSTTNITQSDTNQPGQQGRDGGGGGRPATSGSSQRPTLRRRRSSHTGSGPSSRLLYGQSKLANILYARELAERCPLFTTVSIHPGIAKSEGNWRRGGSRVVGSGAVVERFEQWIVPVFGASIDEGAKNHLWAATGRGISNGQYYEPVGVPARPSGVGDDRVLSWKLWEWTQRELAGYSL; this comes from the coding sequence ATGGCCGAGTCGGAGTCGCCCTTCCGCTCCAGCAACACCTCCATCGCCTCCTCGGTGGAGAGCACGGGGAGCCAGCCGTCGaccagcagcaccaccaccggGGACCAGAGCGGCCTGCAggggagcagcagcaccggcaTCCTGGACGCGAGCTCGCTGCGCCGCAACAGGAGCTACATCGACGTCGGCAGCCGCAGCTTACGGCCCGACAAGGTAGGTCGGAGCCTCCCCGACAGCGCCTCGGGCAGCACGACGCGCAGCCACCTGGGcgtcgacgacggcggcggcaagctgCCCGACGAGACCGAGGTCTACTTTCTGTACATGGACCTGGCCAACCTCGACTCGGTCAGGGACGCCGCCTCGCGCTTCCTGGCCTGCGTCGACCGCCTCGACATCCTGATCCTGAACGCCGCCGAGGTCTCGGTGCCTTCTGGCGTCACCGCCCAGGGCTACGAGCGGCACTTTGGCACCAACCACCTCGGACACGCCCTGCTGATCAAGCTGCTCATGAGGCTGCTCGTGCGGACCGCCACCTGCGACTCGGTCGGGTCCGACGTGAGGGTCATCTGCGTCAGCTCCTTTGCCCACCGCTTCACCCCGCCCGAGGGCATCGACTTTGACAGCCTGAAGCCCGATCCCAGCTCCTTTCACGATTCCGCGAGCGCCACGGGATCAACGACAAACATCACGCAGAGCGATACGAACCAGCCCGGCCAGCAGGGGcgggacggcggcggcggcggcaggccAGCGACGTCGGGCAGCAGCCAGCGGCCGACGCTGCGGAGGCGGCGGTCGTCACACACCGGCAGCGGACCCTCCTCGCGGCTGCTGTACGGGCAGAGCAAGCTGGCCAACATCCTGTACGCGCGCGAGCTGGCGGAGCGCTGCCCGCTCTTCACGACGGTGTCGATCCACCCGGGCATCGCAAAGTCCGAGGGGAACTGGCGCAGGGGCGGGTCGCGCGTGGTGGGCAGCGGCGCGGTGGTGGAGCGGTTCGAGCAGTGGATCGTGCCCGTGTTCGGCGCGTCCATCGACGAGGGCGCCAAGAACCACCTCTGGGCCGCCACGGGCCGCGGCATCAGCAACGGCCAGTACTACGAGCCCGTCGGCGTGCCCGCCAGGCCGAGCGGCGTCGGCGACGACAGGGTCCTGAGCTGGAAGCTGTGGGAGTGGACGCAGAGGGAGCTGGCTGGGTATAGTTTGTGA